The genomic window GGCATGCAGCAGCCGTTCGACTTTGCCTCCCCGTCGGTATTCCGGCCAAGTGGCCACGCCGCCCACGCCGCCCATCGGCACGCTTTCCCCGTTCAGGAATACGCGCAGAGGCAGAACCGTCAGCTTCGACGCCATCTTGCCCTCAACGAAGTATCCGAGCGTCTCCTCCGGCACCATCGTCCGTATCCGTTTTTTCCTCTCCTCCGGCGGCAGCTCGAATTGAAACGCGTAAGAAGACAGGTCGATGGCCGCGTCAAGCTCCTCCTGCCGTAACGGTCTGATTTCCTCCATCATGATAAACGCCTCCCTGCGGCGGTGGTCTTATTTTCCCATTTTCCATACTGGAACAATTTGCTGTTTATTTCCTTAATCCGGAATCAAAAAGGTCTTTATGCCTGAATTTCTCCGAAAAAGCGGGCCGGAATCTAGGTCTTATCACCTGTTTCCCCCTTCCGTTTTCCTGTTTTCCCAATCTAGCAATCTTCCAGTTGGCTTCATTTACCTGTTAGTTTCCAGTTTACCCTATGCTATAGTCGAATTGAAGTCTATGAAACACGGAGGGATTCACCATGAAGCGTATGGCTATCGCCCTTATGATCGCCACCGCCACAACTGTTGTCGCCCCCCTGTCCGTCACGTCCGCTTATGCGGCAACCGACACTCAAGCGACCGTCGTCAACGCCGTCAACATGCGCGCCGAACCGTCGACGTCGGGCAAAATTATCCGGTTGCTGAAAAAAGGCGAACAAGTCACTGTCGTGCAAAAAGTCAATTCGTACTGGTACAAAATCCAAGATTCACAAGGCAAAACCGGTTATGTGAGCACCTCTTCCCAATATCTGCAGGTGTCCTCGGGCTCCGGCGCGTCGGCCGGGACGAAGTCCGCCTCGGGCGTCGTCGTTTCGGGCGTCAATTTGCGGACAAGCCCTTCCACTTCGTCTTCGGTAATCCGGCTGTTGCCAAAAGGCGAAACCGTTACGATCCTATCCAAGGTGAACGATTATTGGTATCAGGTTCGGGATTCGAAAGGCCAAACGGGGTACATAAGTACCAGCTCCAAATACATTCAAGTTTCGGGCTCCGTCCCCGCGACGGGCGGATCGCCGACGGTCAAGCCTGTGCCGGGAAGCGGCGGGTCCGCCAGCGCGCAGATTGAAAAAGTGATCGCCACCGGCATGAAATATTTGGGGACTCCATACGAATACGGCTCCAACCGGAACAACACGAGCACGTTCGATTGCTCCGATCTGATCCGGCACATTTTCCTGGAGGGCATCGGAGTTAAGCTGCCGGCCGATTCGCGTTCCCAGGGCAGCTACGTCAAATCGCGCGGCCCCGTGAAAACCGACTGGAGGCAGTTGAAGCGGGGAGACCTTCTCTTCTTCACCGACTACAAAGGAACAAAAGCGTCCGATTATGCGGGAATCGACAAAAGCAAGGCGAGAATCTCGCATGTCGCGATCTACCTCGGCAACGGCCAAATTTTGCATACGTATTCGAAGGCGTCCGGCGGCGTACGCACCGATTCGATTGCCGGAAAACATTGGGAGTACCGCTTCCTGTTCGGCGGTTCCGCCCTTTAAAATCCTTGTCCGGACACGGGTTTTGCGCCAAGTCGCAAACCCGTGTTTTTTTCCCGGCAGAGCCGTTGGCAATACTTACAGCTAGGCTTGCTTTTGTTCCCTGTGCTAGGATCGAAAGGCAGGCGAATCCACATTCGCCCCAATTCACACAAGCACAGGAGGACCGATTGCTATGAATATTCGCAAACTGGCCGCCCTTCTGTCACTTGCCGCGATTGCGGGAACTGTGGCGCTGCCTTCGCCGGATGTGGCCTCGGCTGCCGAGACGACTTCCGTATCGACGTTCTCGTATTCTTCCAGCCGTGCGAACAAATTGTTTACCGTAGCCAAAAAGTATTTGGGAACCCCTTATGAATTCGGTTCTAACCGCAACAATACCAAGACGTTCGACTGCTCCGATTTCGTCCGCCACGTCTATAAAGAGGCTTTGGGCATCACCCTGCCGTCAACGTCCGCCACACAAGCGACTTATGTGAAGAAAAAAGGCGCCACGACGACCAACTGGCGCAATCTGAAGCCCGGCGATCTGATGTTCTTCATGAGCTACAAA from Paenibacillus thermoaerophilus includes these protein-coding regions:
- a CDS encoding SH3 domain-containing C40 family peptidase; translated protein: MKRMAIALMIATATTVVAPLSVTSAYAATDTQATVVNAVNMRAEPSTSGKIIRLLKKGEQVTVVQKVNSYWYKIQDSQGKTGYVSTSSQYLQVSSGSGASAGTKSASGVVVSGVNLRTSPSTSSSVIRLLPKGETVTILSKVNDYWYQVRDSKGQTGYISTSSKYIQVSGSVPATGGSPTVKPVPGSGGSASAQIEKVIATGMKYLGTPYEYGSNRNNTSTFDCSDLIRHIFLEGIGVKLPADSRSQGSYVKSRGPVKTDWRQLKRGDLLFFTDYKGTKASDYAGIDKSKARISHVAIYLGNGQILHTYSKASGGVRTDSIAGKHWEYRFLFGGSAL
- a CDS encoding C40 family peptidase, coding for MNIRKLAALLSLAAIAGTVALPSPDVASAAETTSVSTFSYSSSRANKLFTVAKKYLGTPYEFGSNRNNTKTFDCSDFVRHVYKEALGITLPSTSATQATYVKKKGATTTNWRNLKPGDLMFFMSYKGTSASAYKGIDKSKQRITHVAIYMGNGKMIHTYSKQSGGVRIDSIAGKHWEYRFVFGGTAM